TCGCCGGCCGAGCGCGCGCTCCTCGGCCGCTTGCAGGATCGTCGCGAGACGCTCGACAGCCGCAACAAGGAACTCGACATGCGCGAGAGCCTGATCAAGGCGGCGGAGAAGCGGCTCGAGGCCAAGGTCGGCGAGATGAAGGATATCGAGTCGCGCATCAAGACAGCCACCGACGTGCGCGACAAGGAAGAGAAAGAGCGCCTCAAGGGCCTCGTCGCCATGTACGAGAATATGAAGCCGAAGGATGCGGCGCGCATCTTCGACCGGCTCGACCTCAAGGTCCTGGTCGATCTGTCGACGGCGATGAAGCCGATCACGATGTCGGCGGTGCTGGCGCAGATGTCGCCGGAAGCCGCCGAGCGGCTCACGGTCGAACTGGCATCGCGCGCCAATGGACCGAAGTCGCAGGCCGGCGGAGATTTGCCCAAGATCGAAGGCCAGCCGGGCAAGATGTAGGACCGGCCGGTGTCCCGACGTTTTTAGGGATGTGTTTTACCGCAACAGTTAATCCGTCGTTAAACGCGGGTCTTTAGGGTCGTCGGTCAATATCCGCGCGAAAGACCTTATGACGTCTCGTCCTGGCAGCAAGTCCACCGCGATGGCGCGGGCGCTCAAGACAGCGCGCGCGGCGCTGGTGGCGCTCGCGGTGGCGGCGGTCAATATCGGCATGGCGGCGGCCGAGCCGGTGAAAGGCGAGGTCAAGGCCGAGGCCGAATCCGGGTTTGGCCGGATGATCTTCAAATTCGAGGAACCGGTCGATGCCACGGTTCGCATAGCCGGCGCCATCCTCGTCCTCGAATTCAAGGAGCCGGTAGCCGTCTCCGTCGACCGGATCAGCAGCCGGATGCGCGATTATGTCAGCGCGGCTCGCGTCGACCCCGACGGCAAGGCGGTGCGCATCGCGCTGGCCGGCAAATTCCGCATTAACCCGATTCCGGCGGCGGAGCGGCTGTTCATCGATCTGTTGCCCGAGCCGTGGGTCGGCATGCTGCCGGGCCTGCCCCAGGACGTGGTCGACGAACTAGCCGCGCGCGCCCGCTCGGCGGAATTAGCCGCGCGCAAGAAGCGCGCCGCCGACCAGGCCGCCGCGATGCCGGCGGTGCGGGTGAAGGTGGTCAAGCTGCCGACCTTCATGCGCTACATCTTCGATCTGCCGCCCGGCGTCGATGCCACGCCCGAGCTGTCCGACGGCAAGTTCAAGGTGCATTTCAACAAGCCGGCCAAATGGGACCTCGCCGATGTCGCGGCGACGCTGCCATCCACCGTGAAGTCGGTGAAGCCGGAAACCGAGTTCGACTCCATTGGCGTCATCTTCACGCTCAACGGCATGCCGGAGACGCGCTCCTTCCGCGAGGACAAGAGCTTCGTCGTCGATATCGGACTCGGCCCCGACGCGCAGCCGATTGCTGTTACGCCGTTGGTGCCGGGTATGGCAGCCGCGGCCGTACAGATCGCGCCGCCGGAAACCATGCCGGCCAAGGAGGCGACTCGCGAGGAGGCGCCGCCACCGTTGAAGGACATGCCGCGTTTGAAGGACGCGCCGCGTCAGGAGGCGGTCGAGCCGGCGCCGCCGGCGGTCCGGCTGGCGCCGCCATCGCTTGCGCCGAAGGCCGAGGTAAAGTCCGAAGCGAATCCCGAGCCTGCTGCCGTGCGGAAGTCCGAACCGGCGAAGCCGGATGCGAAAGCAGCCGAAGACAAGGCGCAAGGGATGAAGCCGCCGATACAGGCGGTCGAGGCGCAGCGCCCGCTGCCGCTGGAAAAGGCACAATTCAGACCACAGGCGGCGCCGGAACAGAAGGCCGTCGCCGTCAACGCCGAAAGCGCGATGCAGGCGATCACGACCGCTTCCAGCGATCAGATGCGCATCAGCCTGCCGTTTGCCGCGCCGACCCCGGCGGCCATGTTCAGGCGCGGCGATTCGCTGTGGCTTGTGTTCGACAGCAACAAGCCGATCGATGTGTCGCAGCTGGCACGCGACTTCGGTCATGTCGTGCGGCGGGCCGACTATGAGAGCGGCGGCAGCGGCGAGGGTATCGTGCGCCTGCGTCTGGTGCGGCCGATGCTGGCAAGCCTCGAAGCCGACGACAATGGCTGGGTTCTGAAGATCGGTGACAGTGTCGCGGTGCCGCCGCAGGCATTGTCGACAGCGCGCCTGATCAACGGCAGCAAGCGTGGCATCGTCGTGTCGCTCGAACATGCGGGTACATTGCATCATCTCACCGATCCCGATCTCGGCACGCGGCTGATGGCAGTCACGGCGCTGGCGCCGGCGCGTGGCCTGATGCGGCCGCAGAACTTCGTCGAATTGCGCGTCCTGCAATCCATGCACGGCATCGCGCTCGAACCGCTCGCCGACGACATCACCGCTGACGTAACGGCCGAACAGGTCACGATCTCGCGGCCGGGCGGGCTGACGCTGTCGGCGGAAAGCCTGGTGCAGCAGCAGCAGATGTCGCCGACCCTTCGGGATGGCTCGCTCGATCCGGAGACGTGGGAGAAAGATCGCAAGGCGCCGTTCGAGAAACGGCAGGCGGCGCTGATCGCCGATGCGGCGGTGGCCGGCGAGGGTACCAAGCGCGCCGCCCGCTATGACCTCGCTCGTTTCTATCTGGCCAACGACCTGGCGGCTGAAGCCAAGGCGGTGCTCAGCGTGGCGCTGGACGACAAGGCCAATGGCGGCGACGAAGTGACGGGTTCGATCCTGCGCGCGCTCGCCAATGTGATGCTGCACCGTCCGGAGGACGCGCTGAAGGACCTCGCCAGCCCCGACATCGGCAACCAGAAGGAAGCTCCGATCTGGCGCGCCATGGCGCAGTCGCGGCTCGGCCGCTGGCCGGAAGCTAATGCCGCCTTCAAGTCGCTCGACAAGCACGTTGCGGCGCTGCCGCTCGGTCTGCAGCGTATGGTGCTGCTGGACCGCATCCGCACCGGCATCGAGGTCAAGGACTTCGATGGGGCCGCGCGCATGGTCAACGATCTCGACACCATCGGCGTCACCGACGACATCACGGCGTCGGTCGCGGTGTTGCGTGGCCGCATCGCCGAGAATCTCGGCCGCAAGGAAGATGCGCTGAAGGATTACCGCGCGGCGGTGATGTCGTCCGACCGCCGCGCCGGCGCGCAGGCGCGGCTGCGCGAGATCGAGTTGATGTCGAAGAGCGGCGCCATGCCGCGCAATGAGATGATCCACGAACTCGAAACCCTGACCACGGTGTGGCGCGGCGACGAGACCGAGACCCAAGGGCTGCAGTTGCTTGCCCATCTCTATACCGGGGATGGCCGTTATCGCGACGCCTTCCACGTCATGCGTACCGCGCTGCTGGCGCACCCCAATGCCGACGAGACGCGCAAAATCCAGGACGAGGCGGCCAAGACATTCGATGCGCTGTTCCTCGGCGGTAAGGGCGACGCGCTGCCGCCGATCGAGGCTCTCGCGCTGTTCTACGACTACCGCGAACTGACGCCGATCGGCCGTCGCGGCGACGAGATGATCCGGAAGCTGGCCGAGCGGCTGGTCGCGGTCGATCTGCTCGACCAGGCGGCCGAGCTGCTCCAGCATCAGGTCGATCATCGCTTGACCGGCGCGGCACGGGCGCAGGTCGCGACCCGGCTGGCGACGATTTATCTGATGAACCACAAGCCCGATCATGCGCTGGCTTCGCTGCAGCGGACGCGGTCGTCGGAACTGTCCAACGAACTGCGCGACCAGCGCTTGCTGCTCGAGGCGCGGGCGCTGTCGGATATCGGCCGCAACGACGTCGCGCTCGAGGTGATCGCCAATCTCAAGGGCCGCGAAGCGTTGCGCCTGCGCGCCGATATCGAATGGGCCGCCAAGCACTGGCGCGTCGCGGCGGAGAACATCGAATTGATGCTCGGCGAGCGCTGGAAGGATTTCCGGCCGCTCAGCGATTCCGAGCGCACGGATGTGTTGCGTGCCGCCATCGGCTACACGCTGAGCGACGAAGGCATCAGCCTGGCGCGGCTGCGCGAGAAATACGCGGCCAAGATGGCCGGCACACCCGATGGACACGCCTTCGACGTTGTCAGCGCGCCGATCGGCGCGGGCTCCGCCGAATTCCAGTCGGTGGCACGCCGCATCGCCGATACCAACACGCTTGACGCTTTCTTGCGCGATCTCAATGAACGCTACGGCGCCGAGTATTCCAAGCTGCCGCAGGCTCGCAACGGCGGGGCGCCCGCCGCCGCGGCAGCCAAAAGCGACAACAAGGACGTCAAGCGCGCCGATCCGGCGCCGACTGGCTCGATCCGCCCGCGCGCGGCGACGTTCAGGGATCAGGTGAAGCGGTGAGGCGGCAGCAGGCCGCCTAATTCCCGTAACTCTGGATCAGCGATCCCGCCACCAGCGACCAGCCGTCGACCAGCACGAAGAAGATCAGCTTGAACGGCAGTGACACCACGACCGGCGGCAGCATCATCATGCCCATGGACATCAGCACTGAAGCGACGACGAGGTCGATGATCAGGAACGGAATGAACAGCAGAAAGCCGATCTCGAAGGCGCGCTTCAGTTCAGAGATCATGAAGGCCGGGATCAGGATACGGAGCGACATTTCCTCGGGCGTCGCCGGCGGCGGCTCGCGGGTCATGTCGGCGAACAGCTTCAGGTCCTTGTCGCGCACATGCTTCTGCATAAAGGCGCGCAAGGGGCCCGCGCCGCGCTCGAAAGCTTGCTCGGCGGTGATTTCATTGGCGACCAGCGGGCGGATGGCGTTGTCGTAGGTCGTCTGCAGCGTCGGCGCCATCACGAAGGCGGTGAGGAAGAGGGCGAGCGACACCAGCACCGAATTGGGCGGCGCGGTCGCGGTGCCCATCGCCGTGCGCAGCAGCGACAGTACGACGACGATGCGTGTGAACGACGTCATCATCACGAGGATGGACGGCGCCAGCGACAGCACCGTGAGCAGCGCGATCATCTGGATGACGCGCTCGGTCAGCCCGGCATTGCCGGGTCCGCCGAAATTGATGCTGACGTCCTGAGCCGCGGCCGGCGCGGCAAGGAAGAGGAGCGTTCCTGATACTCCAACCGCCACCGTCAGAAGTTGACGAACCCGGCGGTCGGAACGACCCCTCAAGTCTTACCCGGCGGACGGCCGAGCAGACTGGCCATCTCCTGTTCAAGGCTGTCGTAGACAGACTTGCCGGCGGGCGCCGCCGGGCGGGGCTGTTGCGGAGTGGGGCGCTCGAGTCGCGGCTCTTGCCGGGTGCTGCGCGGCGTCTCGAAGGGCGGCTCGGGCCAACCGTCGTCGTCAGCCTTGGCAGCCGGTGCCGTTTCAATGCGCGGATCAACGCGCAGCTTGTAGTCCCGGCGCGGCACTTCGACCGGTTTCGGCGCGGCCGGTACGGCGAGCGGATCGGTCACCGGCGCCCGGCCTTCGGACGGGGCGCGGCGCAGTGCCGCTTCGAGCTGCTGCGCCATCTCGGCCAGATTCTGGTCGGTCTGTGGCGCTTCGCCCGGTTCATGCTCCATCGCCACCGGCGGCGCGACGGGAGGCGCGACCGGGGGGGCCGCCGGCTGAGGCAGGACGGGCGGGGCAGCCGCGCGCAGCGGCTCCGTCCGCATCGGCGCAGTTTCGGGCGGCGGCGCGATGCGGCTCGACAGTTCGGCGGCCAAGCCGCTCAGGCTGGTCTCTGATGTAGCGGGGCGCGGCCGGGCACCCGGCTCGGGCGCGTGCCATGGCTCTTCGGTCGCCGGCTGACGATATGGGCGCGGCGACGGGAGCGGCGCCGATTCGCTTACCGGCTGCAGCGGGAAATTGTCGGCCGCCGGCGCCGGGCGAAACGCCGGCTCGGCGGCGCGGGCGGTCGGCTCCGGCGCGCGCGGCGCAGCGGGAGCGGCGCGCACGATATTCTGCTCGACGACGACATCGGTCGGGCCGCCGATCATCATCAGATGCTCGACGTTATCGCGTCGGATCAGCACGAGGCGGCGGCGGGCATCGACAGTTGCCGCATCAATGACGGCAAGACGCGGCTGGCGGCCGCGCGCATTGGCGCCGCCGAGCCGGTCGGCCGCGAAGCGGCGCACCAGCCAGGCCGTCAGCGCGATCAGCGCCAGCACCGCCACGAAGGCGATGAAGAACTTCGCCGGCAGCGGCATTTCCGAGCCGAAGAGGTCGAACATCGAAGCACTCCGTGAACCAGTTAAACCCAACGCGACAGAATCAGACGAATAGTTAACGGCAGTAGGCACGATTTGCCGAACCGGCCGCCATCAAAATCTTAACAAAACGGCGGCGGTTTGGCACCGGGCAGGGAAAAGCCAACTGCCTCACATGGTTAACAGGCAGGGCCGAAAAGGCGCCGAGACCGGTTCCATTTACCACCTGTTAACCATAAGCCCGGCAAAGTCTGCCCAGTTGGCGTCGTGTGCCGAAGCAAGCCGGCGATGTCTTAACCGGCGGTTTCCAGCGCGAAAGGGGCCCCAATGGCGATCACCGATGTTCCTATTCTGTCGATGCTGCGCACCAAGATGTCTTGGGCGCAGGAGCGGCAGAAGGTGCTCGCCCAGAACGTCGCCAATTCCGACACGCCGAACTACCGCGGCCGCGACCTGGTGGCGCCGAAGTTCGACGACGCGGTGGCGGTCGCGACGCGACCGGTCGATCAGGTGACATTGGCGGCGACGGCGCCGGGGCATATCGGCGGCGGGTTGTCGCTCACGGGGGCGTCGAAATACGCGACCGAAAAGAAGGGCTACGAAGTTCGCCCCGGCGGCAACTCGGTCAATCTCGAGGACGAGATGATCAAGGTCGCGAACAACCAGATGGAATATCAGGCGGCGACCGCGCTCTACACGCGCAGCCTGTCGCTTCTGAAGGTGGCGCTCGGCAAACGCTGATGCCGACCGAGCTGGTGCGCAAGGCGGCAAAACGGAGATCTGAACGATGGACTTCATGAAGACGATGGCGATCGCCGCGTCCGGCCTCAAGGCCCAGTCCGGCCGCATGCGCGTCATTTCAGAAAACATCGCGAATGCGGATTCGGTGCCGGACTCGCCCGGTGCCAATCCCTACCGGCGCAAGATACCGACCTTCAATACCCAACTCGATCGCTCACTGGATGCCCGCGTCGTCTCACTTGGCCGTGTTGCCAATGACAAGAGCGACTTCCGCCTCAAATACGAGCCGGGTCACCCCTCGGCCGATGCCAACGGCAACGTCAAGTACCCGAATGTGAACTCGCTCGTCGAAATGACCGACATGCGGGAAGCCCAGCGTTCCTACGAAGCCAACATCAACGTGATCAGTGCGACGCGCCGGATGATCCAGCGCACCATCGACATTCTCAAAGCCTGAAGCCGCACGGCCCGCAGACAGGCCAGACGCCTCGAAAGGATAGACCTTTATGGCCAGCCCGATTTCAGCCGCCGGCGCCTACGCCAACATGGCACGCATTGCCGCCGACCCGTCCGCGGCGTTCGCCGGGATCGGTGTCGCTCAGCCCAAGAGCGAAACCAGCTTCGCCTCTGTACTTAAGGAAGCCATCGGCGCGGTGCATGAGACCGGCCAAAAATCCGATATGCAGACCCAGCAACTGGTGAAAGGTCAATCGAACATGGTCGACGTCGTCACGGCCGTGGCGGAAACCGAAGTGGCGATCGACGCCGTGGTTGCGGTACGCGACAAGGTGATCGCGGCCTACGAAGAAATCATGCGGATGCCCATCTAACGGCAGCCTGAATACCCGCGCCAGCGGGAGGTCCAAGTATTCGCGTGCGTCACCAATTCAGCGTCAATTCCTGTTTTCGATGGGGCCCCCGGTCGGGGGTGGGGAAGAAATTATGACCGGTCCGGAAGTGCTCGATGTGGCGCGAGACGCCATCTATACGCTCATCGTCGTTTCGGCGCCTGTGATGCTGGTCGGGTTGATCGTTGGTGTTGCCATCTCGCTGCTGCAGGCGCTGACGCAAATTCAGGAAATGACGCTCGCCTTCGTGCCGAAGATCCTGGCGATCTTCGTCGCGTTGTTGATAGCGCTACCGTTCATGGCGGAAAAACTGCATGCGGAAATGCTGCGTATCGCATCGCGAATCGTGACGGGGTGACCCACCCCCGTCTGTCAATCGAGGGCGCGAAATAAAGGCGTGGATGCCAGGCGAAAGGCCGGGCATGAAAGAGATGAGAGTCGCGGGCTGATTCGAAATCTCAGATGCAGATCAACATCTCCTTCCTACCGATCCTGGCGGCAGCATTCATGCTGACTTTCGCCCGCGTCGGCACGATGGTGATGCTCATGCCGGGCGTTGGCGAGAGCAACATGCCGTCAAGGGTGCGGTTGACGATCGCGCTGGCGCTGACGGTGGTGATCATGCCGCTGCACCAGAGCGCCTATAACGTGAGTCTCAACACATTCGGGCCGGTGCTGCTGCTTCTGTTTCAGGAGATCATCGTTGGCGCCGTGCTCGGCCTGACCGCGCGGCTCACCATCGCGGCGCTGCAGACCGCCGGCTCCGTGGTCGCCCAGCAACTCGGGCTCGGTTTTGCGATGGCGGTCGATCCGACGCAGAACCAGCAGGGCGTGGTGGTCGGCAACTTTCTCGCCGTACTTGGCGTGGCGATGATCTTCGCCACCGACCTGCATCATCTGGTC
The Pseudolabrys sp. FHR47 genome window above contains:
- a CDS encoding tetratricopeptide repeat protein, with product MTSRPGSKSTAMARALKTARAALVALAVAAVNIGMAAAEPVKGEVKAEAESGFGRMIFKFEEPVDATVRIAGAILVLEFKEPVAVSVDRISSRMRDYVSAARVDPDGKAVRIALAGKFRINPIPAAERLFIDLLPEPWVGMLPGLPQDVVDELAARARSAELAARKKRAADQAAAMPAVRVKVVKLPTFMRYIFDLPPGVDATPELSDGKFKVHFNKPAKWDLADVAATLPSTVKSVKPETEFDSIGVIFTLNGMPETRSFREDKSFVVDIGLGPDAQPIAVTPLVPGMAAAAVQIAPPETMPAKEATREEAPPPLKDMPRLKDAPRQEAVEPAPPAVRLAPPSLAPKAEVKSEANPEPAAVRKSEPAKPDAKAAEDKAQGMKPPIQAVEAQRPLPLEKAQFRPQAAPEQKAVAVNAESAMQAITTASSDQMRISLPFAAPTPAAMFRRGDSLWLVFDSNKPIDVSQLARDFGHVVRRADYESGGSGEGIVRLRLVRPMLASLEADDNGWVLKIGDSVAVPPQALSTARLINGSKRGIVVSLEHAGTLHHLTDPDLGTRLMAVTALAPARGLMRPQNFVELRVLQSMHGIALEPLADDITADVTAEQVTISRPGGLTLSAESLVQQQQMSPTLRDGSLDPETWEKDRKAPFEKRQAALIADAAVAGEGTKRAARYDLARFYLANDLAAEAKAVLSVALDDKANGGDEVTGSILRALANVMLHRPEDALKDLASPDIGNQKEAPIWRAMAQSRLGRWPEANAAFKSLDKHVAALPLGLQRMVLLDRIRTGIEVKDFDGAARMVNDLDTIGVTDDITASVAVLRGRIAENLGRKEDALKDYRAAVMSSDRRAGAQARLREIELMSKSGAMPRNEMIHELETLTTVWRGDETETQGLQLLAHLYTGDGRYRDAFHVMRTALLAHPNADETRKIQDEAAKTFDALFLGGKGDALPPIEALALFYDYRELTPIGRRGDEMIRKLAERLVAVDLLDQAAELLQHQVDHRLTGAARAQVATRLATIYLMNHKPDHALASLQRTRSSELSNELRDQRLLLEARALSDIGRNDVALEVIANLKGREALRLRADIEWAAKHWRVAAENIELMLGERWKDFRPLSDSERTDVLRAAIGYTLSDEGISLARLREKYAAKMAGTPDGHAFDVVSAPIGAGSAEFQSVARRIADTNTLDAFLRDLNERYGAEYSKLPQARNGGAPAAAAAKSDNKDVKRADPAPTGSIRPRAATFRDQVKR
- the fliP gene encoding flagellar type III secretion system pore protein FliP (The bacterial flagellar biogenesis protein FliP forms a type III secretion system (T3SS)-type pore required for flagellar assembly.), giving the protein MTVAVGVSGTLLFLAAPAAAQDVSINFGGPGNAGLTERVIQMIALLTVLSLAPSILVMMTSFTRIVVVLSLLRTAMGTATAPPNSVLVSLALFLTAFVMAPTLQTTYDNAIRPLVANEITAEQAFERGAGPLRAFMQKHVRDKDLKLFADMTREPPPATPEEMSLRILIPAFMISELKRAFEIGFLLFIPFLIIDLVVASVLMSMGMMMLPPVVVSLPFKLIFFVLVDGWSLVAGSLIQSYGN
- a CDS encoding flagellar biosynthetic protein FliO, whose protein sequence is MFDLFGSEMPLPAKFFIAFVAVLALIALTAWLVRRFAADRLGGANARGRQPRLAVIDAATVDARRRLVLIRRDNVEHLMMIGGPTDVVVEQNIVRAAPAAPRAPEPTARAAEPAFRPAPAADNFPLQPVSESAPLPSPRPYRQPATEEPWHAPEPGARPRPATSETSLSGLAAELSSRIAPPPETAPMRTEPLRAAAPPVLPQPAAPPVAPPVAPPVAMEHEPGEAPQTDQNLAEMAQQLEAALRRAPSEGRAPVTDPLAVPAAPKPVEVPRRDYKLRVDPRIETAPAAKADDDGWPEPPFETPRSTRQEPRLERPTPQQPRPAAPAGKSVYDSLEQEMASLLGRPPGKT
- the flgB gene encoding flagellar basal body rod protein FlgB, translated to MAITDVPILSMLRTKMSWAQERQKVLAQNVANSDTPNYRGRDLVAPKFDDAVAVATRPVDQVTLAATAPGHIGGGLSLTGASKYATEKKGYEVRPGGNSVNLEDEMIKVANNQMEYQAATALYTRSLSLLKVALGKR
- the flgC gene encoding flagellar basal body rod protein FlgC; its protein translation is MDFMKTMAIAASGLKAQSGRMRVISENIANADSVPDSPGANPYRRKIPTFNTQLDRSLDARVVSLGRVANDKSDFRLKYEPGHPSADANGNVKYPNVNSLVEMTDMREAQRSYEANINVISATRRMIQRTIDILKA
- the fliE gene encoding flagellar hook-basal body complex protein FliE codes for the protein MASPISAAGAYANMARIAADPSAAFAGIGVAQPKSETSFASVLKEAIGAVHETGQKSDMQTQQLVKGQSNMVDVVTAVAETEVAIDAVVAVRDKVIAAYEEIMRMPI
- the fliQ gene encoding flagellar biosynthesis protein FliQ, with product MTGPEVLDVARDAIYTLIVVSAPVMLVGLIVGVAISLLQALTQIQEMTLAFVPKILAIFVALLIALPFMAEKLHAEMLRIASRIVTG
- the fliR gene encoding flagellar biosynthetic protein FliR, whose protein sequence is MQINISFLPILAAAFMLTFARVGTMVMLMPGVGESNMPSRVRLTIALALTVVIMPLHQSAYNVSLNTFGPVLLLLFQEIIVGAVLGLTARLTIAALQTAGSVVAQQLGLGFAMAVDPTQNQQGVVVGNFLAVLGVAMIFATDLHHLVIAALNDSYLIFAPGEMPLTGDVAQHFTRVVATSFRIAIQLSAPFLVFGLIFNLGLGILARLMPQMQVFFIGMPLSILLGFMLLLLVLAAMMGTFTGYVEGVLLDLAPRR